One Bosea sp. 685 DNA segment encodes these proteins:
- a CDS encoding putative bifunctional diguanylate cyclase/phosphodiesterase, whose amino-acid sequence MSDSGLRFGGEFRDAAQEAAFQAGRLPETLRQCRLIFLLSVVLNTLFLVSDWRFHGTSQFFIAVPARLAVVAASLVCAGLIRRAVSFRQAERVTILWEVSCAVAVALIVSSRSELALFVVLLLPSIFYLVAPTSFRTTVVLGIGCSILMLLGYLGPGPYPATTLGLVLLLVMLNFALGLVVVHANRLRRLEWTATQSERAAKEALGESRALVERMFMAVPIPLVVASLEDGRFLRTNDAALRYLGEPGATDLAGRTMAEYVDRDDRRVFMSELEHEDRVNAFDATIRDGRGAIRDAVITAASLPMGQNRAVVAGIVDITERKAAEARTRWQATHDALTGLPNRLLFQERLQQALARRSEGETISLLLVDLDDFKSVNDTLGHDAGDALLVEAARRLVREVGPADLVARLGGDEFVVLSRSLPGPEAAQIRANGLLDALRAPFEHGGRMVSTRASLGFALAPLHHADGGELLKDADLALYRAKALGRNMAVIYDASMREAMNARVAICAELTEAVSQGRILPFYQPQVDLVTGAVEGFEVLARWKHPARGIVPASAFRLGLDDPETSKLIGEAILNAAISDLRGWLEAGVAVPRIWINLAPSTFRDPQLPAKLLAQLAQAGIAPEHFGVEVTETVLLTRNGDEAERALRSLRANGVRVALDDFGTGYASLTHLKRFPVDVIKIDRSFVRHIGEDGEDAAIVRAVIGLAADLGLDVIAEGVEAVSQEAFLRRHGCGFVQGYRYSKPVAASRVPWLVNRPSLMPAEPSADAGRGSVAAA is encoded by the coding sequence ATGAGTGATTCAGGCCTTCGATTCGGCGGCGAGTTCCGCGACGCCGCGCAGGAAGCGGCATTCCAGGCCGGCCGCTTGCCGGAGACGTTGCGGCAGTGCCGCCTGATCTTCCTGCTCTCGGTGGTGCTGAATACGCTCTTCCTCGTCAGCGACTGGCGCTTCCACGGCACGTCGCAGTTCTTCATCGCGGTTCCGGCGCGGCTGGCCGTGGTCGCGGCCTCGCTGGTTTGCGCTGGCCTGATCCGTCGGGCGGTGAGCTTCCGGCAGGCCGAGAGGGTGACGATCCTGTGGGAGGTGTCCTGTGCGGTCGCCGTCGCCTTGATAGTGAGCTCGCGCAGCGAGCTTGCCCTCTTCGTCGTGCTGTTGCTGCCGTCGATCTTCTACCTGGTCGCGCCGACCTCCTTCCGCACCACCGTCGTGCTTGGGATCGGCTGCAGCATCCTCATGTTGCTTGGCTATCTCGGCCCCGGTCCCTATCCGGCGACGACGCTGGGCCTCGTGCTCCTGCTCGTCATGCTCAATTTCGCGCTGGGCCTCGTGGTGGTCCATGCCAACCGTCTGCGCCGGCTCGAATGGACCGCGACCCAGTCGGAGCGCGCGGCCAAGGAGGCGCTGGGCGAGAGCCGCGCCTTGGTCGAGCGCATGTTCATGGCGGTGCCGATCCCGCTCGTCGTGGCCTCGCTGGAGGATGGTCGCTTCCTGCGCACCAATGATGCGGCGCTGCGCTATCTCGGCGAGCCGGGGGCGACGGATCTCGCGGGCCGCACCATGGCCGAGTATGTCGATCGCGACGATCGACGCGTCTTCATGAGCGAGCTTGAGCATGAGGACAGGGTCAACGCCTTCGACGCGACGATCCGGGACGGCCGCGGCGCGATCCGCGACGCCGTCATCACCGCAGCCTCGCTGCCGATGGGTCAGAATCGCGCCGTCGTCGCCGGCATCGTCGACATCACCGAGCGCAAGGCCGCCGAGGCGCGCACGCGCTGGCAGGCGACGCATGACGCCCTGACCGGCCTGCCCAACCGGCTCCTCTTCCAGGAGCGCCTGCAGCAGGCGCTCGCCAGGCGGTCGGAGGGCGAGACGATCAGCCTGCTGCTGGTCGATCTCGACGACTTCAAATCGGTCAACGACACGCTCGGCCATGATGCCGGCGACGCGCTGCTCGTCGAGGCGGCGAGGCGGTTGGTCCGCGAGGTCGGCCCTGCCGATCTCGTGGCGCGTCTCGGCGGCGACGAGTTCGTTGTGCTCTCCAGGAGCCTGCCGGGGCCTGAGGCGGCCCAGATCAGGGCCAACGGCCTGCTGGATGCCTTGCGCGCGCCCTTTGAACATGGCGGGCGGATGGTCTCGACGCGGGCTAGCCTCGGCTTCGCGCTGGCGCCGTTGCATCATGCGGATGGCGGCGAATTGCTGAAGGATGCCGATCTCGCCCTCTACCGCGCCAAGGCGCTCGGCCGGAACATGGCGGTCATCTATGACGCCTCGATGCGCGAGGCGATGAATGCACGCGTCGCAATCTGCGCCGAATTGACCGAAGCCGTCTCGCAGGGCCGCATCCTGCCCTTCTACCAGCCGCAGGTCGATCTGGTGACGGGCGCTGTCGAGGGCTTCGAGGTGCTGGCGCGCTGGAAGCATCCGGCTCGGGGCATCGTCCCGGCGAGCGCCTTCCGGCTCGGCCTGGACGATCCCGAGACGAGCAAGCTGATTGGCGAGGCGATCCTGAACGCGGCCATCTCCGATCTGCGAGGCTGGTTGGAGGCGGGCGTGGCGGTGCCGCGCATCTGGATCAACCTCGCGCCTAGCACCTTCCGCGATCCGCAATTACCGGCAAAGCTTTTGGCGCAGCTGGCGCAAGCGGGCATCGCACCCGAGCATTTCGGCGTCGAGGTCACCGAGACGGTCTTGCTGACGCGCAATGGCGACGAGGCCGAGCGGGCGCTGCGCAGCCTGCGTGCGAATGGGGTGCGCGTCGCGCTCGATGATTTCGGCACCGGCTACGCCTCTTTGACCCATCTCAAGCGCTTCCCGGTCGATGTCATCAAGATCGACCGCAGCTTCGTCCGGCATATCGGCGAGGACGGCGAGGATGCGGCGATCGTGCGCGCCGTCATCGGGCTGGCGGCCGATCTTGGATTGGACGTGATCGCCGAAGGCGTCGAGGCCGTTTCGCAGGAGGCTTTCCTGCGACGCCATGGCTGCGGCTTCGTGCAGGGCTACCGCTATTCGAAGCCTGTCGCAGCGAGCCGCGTGCCCTGGCTCGTCAATCGGCCGAGCCTGATGCCGGCCGAACCCTCGGCTGATGCAGGGCGGGGCAGCGTCGCTGCGGCCTGA